In the genome of Bryobacteraceae bacterium, one region contains:
- a CDS encoding GatB/YqeY domain-containing protein, whose product MPLLDRIQKDMVEAMKAKDEARLSTVRMIKTALMKYKADKMKEPDEAAEQQILNQLLKQRHESADMFRKGGREDSALKEEAEAKLVEGYMPAMASADEITAAIDAAVASVGAGPKNMGPVMNAVKAALAGKRVDGRALSEAVKTKLG is encoded by the coding sequence ATGCCGCTTCTGGACCGAATCCAAAAAGACATGGTCGAGGCCATGAAGGCCAAAGATGAAGCCCGTTTGAGCACTGTCCGCATGATCAAAACGGCGCTGATGAAGTACAAGGCCGACAAGATGAAAGAGCCCGACGAGGCCGCCGAACAGCAGATCCTCAACCAACTGCTGAAGCAGCGCCACGAGTCCGCGGACATGTTCCGCAAGGGCGGCCGGGAGGACTCGGCGCTCAAGGAAGAAGCCGAGGCGAAGTTGGTCGAAGGCTACATGCCGGCGATGGCATCGGCCGATGAGATCACCGCGGCGATTGACGCGGCCGTCGCATCGGTTGGAGCGGGGCCAAAGAACATGGGCCCCGTGATGAATGCCGTAAAAGCCGCGCTTGCCGGAAAACGGGTGGATGGCCGCGCGTTGTCGGAGGCCGTGAAGACGAAGCTCGGTTAA
- a CDS encoding alanine--glyoxylate aminotransferase family protein: MHIKKQRLLTPGPTPLYPPALHAMMASDLHHRTEDFRNVYKAAIADLKEVMGTTYDVVPLVASGSGAMEASVSNLFNAGDKVIVCCAGKFGERWVSITKAFGLNTVVIQKEYGDAVQPSEVKAALDANPDAKGVFVQASETSTGASHDIEAMAKIIRGTDALFIIDAITGLGTQPLKIEEWGLDVVIGGSQKAFMIPPGLAFMSISPKAWKANETSKLPRFYFNLKKEAQNAAAGESSWTPNTSLILALGEALKYIKSIGMDKLVENAQLLAKATRQAAKALDLDLFAPGSPAASVTAIKAPAGLDSGKIVKGYRERFGMIIANGQGTMKGQIFRIAHLGYFDFADLFAVIGALEIILIANGHPARLGAGVAAVQEVYAEVAGVRATVNA; the protein is encoded by the coding sequence ATGCACATCAAGAAACAACGCCTCCTGACTCCCGGGCCGACCCCGCTGTATCCGCCGGCGCTGCATGCCATGATGGCGTCGGATCTGCATCACCGCACCGAGGACTTCCGGAACGTTTATAAAGCCGCCATTGCCGACCTCAAGGAAGTGATGGGCACCACCTACGATGTGGTTCCCCTGGTGGCCTCCGGTTCCGGTGCGATGGAGGCCTCGGTGTCCAATCTTTTCAACGCGGGCGACAAAGTCATCGTGTGCTGCGCGGGTAAGTTCGGTGAGCGCTGGGTGTCGATCACGAAGGCATTCGGGTTGAATACGGTGGTGATTCAGAAGGAATACGGCGACGCGGTTCAACCGAGCGAGGTGAAGGCCGCGCTCGATGCCAATCCGGACGCCAAGGGTGTGTTCGTTCAGGCATCGGAGACTTCAACTGGCGCTTCTCACGACATCGAGGCGATGGCGAAGATCATTCGCGGAACCGATGCGCTCTTCATCATCGATGCGATTACCGGCCTCGGGACGCAGCCGCTCAAGATCGAGGAGTGGGGGCTCGACGTCGTCATCGGCGGCTCACAGAAGGCCTTTATGATCCCGCCCGGCTTGGCGTTCATGTCCATCAGCCCTAAGGCTTGGAAGGCGAACGAGACGTCGAAACTGCCGCGCTTCTACTTCAATCTGAAGAAGGAAGCGCAGAACGCGGCGGCCGGCGAATCGAGCTGGACGCCGAATACTTCGTTGATTCTGGCGCTTGGCGAAGCGCTCAAGTACATCAAGTCGATCGGCATGGATAAGCTCGTCGAGAACGCGCAGTTGCTCGCGAAAGCCACGCGTCAGGCGGCCAAGGCGCTCGACCTCGACTTGTTCGCCCCGGGCAGCCCGGCTGCTTCGGTGACGGCGATCAAGGCGCCGGCGGGCCTCGATTCGGGCAAGATCGTTAAGGGCTACCGCGAGCGCTTCGGCATGATCATCGCTAACGGCCAGGGCACGATGAAGGGACAAATTTTCCGTATCGCGCACTTGGGATACTTCGATTTCGCCGATTTGTTCGCGGTGATCGGCGCTCTCGAAATCATCCTGATCGCCAACGGGCATCCGGCGCGTCTCGGCGCCGGCGTCGCGGCGGTCCAGGAAGTCTACGCGGAAGTGGCCGGAGTTCGGGCCACCGTGAACGCATAA
- the serA gene encoding phosphoglycerate dehydrogenase, protein MNILIAEPLAPAAVELFQKVSGWNVIVSSPKEYAAHLAECDALVVRSAVKVNKDVLAQAPKLRVVGRAGVGVDNVDMEAATAAGVLVMNTPGGNAVSVAEHTIALMLSMARIIPQASASTKSGKWEKKAFLGNELRGKTLGVVGLGNIGREVVKRARAFEMLIVGTDPYVNSQLAADLGVELVTLDELYSRSDYISLHVGVTSETRGMINPGALAKMKKGVRLVNCARGELIDQTALAEALNSGQVAGAGLDVFDPEPPPAGEALLETKGLIATPHIGGSTEEAQEIVGVRIAHQVVEYLKNGVAINAVNMPALSPEQFRAMEPWLTVAERLGSFASFIAEGNPRAVRITYHGKVAELNTQLIRNAGLAGVLARSMSQRPNIVNAMPIAQRRGLDVSERHERRAGYVDSIDIILETDKGATQVEGSLILDKPRLVLVNGIPIEAALAGHLTYMMNSDVPGVIGHVGTVLGRNGVNIANFALGRKDVTGQAVSLVETDNALPDNVLQELLQHPAILVARPVELDA, encoded by the coding sequence ATGAATATCCTGATCGCGGAGCCCCTCGCCCCGGCGGCGGTTGAGCTCTTTCAGAAGGTTTCCGGCTGGAATGTAATCGTTTCGAGCCCGAAGGAGTACGCCGCGCACCTGGCGGAGTGCGACGCGCTCGTGGTGCGGAGCGCGGTGAAGGTGAACAAGGATGTGCTCGCGCAAGCTCCGAAGCTGCGCGTGGTGGGCCGCGCCGGTGTGGGTGTCGACAACGTCGATATGGAGGCTGCCACGGCAGCGGGCGTGCTGGTGATGAACACGCCGGGCGGCAACGCTGTCTCGGTCGCCGAGCACACCATCGCGCTGATGCTCTCCATGGCCCGAATAATCCCGCAGGCGAGCGCCTCGACGAAGTCCGGCAAGTGGGAGAAGAAGGCGTTCCTCGGCAACGAACTGCGCGGCAAGACGCTGGGCGTCGTCGGACTTGGTAACATCGGCCGGGAAGTCGTGAAGCGCGCCCGCGCTTTCGAGATGCTGATCGTCGGCACCGATCCCTATGTGAATTCGCAGCTTGCCGCGGATCTGGGCGTGGAACTGGTCACCCTTGATGAGCTGTACAGCCGCAGCGACTACATTTCGCTCCACGTGGGCGTCACCAGTGAAACCCGCGGCATGATCAACCCGGGCGCCTTGGCGAAGATGAAGAAGGGCGTCCGGCTGGTGAACTGCGCGCGCGGCGAACTCATCGACCAGACCGCGCTCGCCGAAGCGCTCAATAGCGGACAAGTGGCCGGCGCCGGCCTCGACGTGTTCGATCCGGAACCGCCTCCAGCGGGCGAAGCGCTCCTTGAAACCAAGGGCCTGATCGCGACGCCGCACATCGGCGGATCCACCGAAGAGGCGCAGGAAATCGTCGGTGTCCGCATCGCCCACCAGGTGGTTGAGTATTTGAAGAACGGCGTGGCGATCAACGCGGTGAACATGCCGGCGCTTTCGCCGGAGCAGTTCCGCGCGATGGAGCCGTGGCTCACCGTGGCCGAACGGCTGGGTTCGTTCGCCTCTTTTATCGCCGAGGGCAACCCGCGCGCGGTGCGCATCACCTACCACGGGAAGGTGGCCGAGCTGAACACGCAGTTGATCCGCAATGCCGGCCTTGCGGGCGTGCTGGCGCGGTCAATGTCGCAGCGGCCGAACATCGTCAACGCCATGCCGATCGCGCAGCGCCGCGGGCTGGACGTGAGCGAACGCCATGAACGGCGCGCCGGCTACGTCGATTCCATCGATATCATCCTGGAAACCGACAAGGGCGCCACGCAGGTGGAGGGTTCGTTGATCCTCGACAAGCCGCGGCTGGTGTTGGTGAACGGGATCCCGATCGAGGCGGCGCTCGCCGGCCACCTCACCTACATGATGAACAGCGACGTTCCCGGCGTGATCGGCCATGTGGGGACGGTGCTTGGACGCAACGGCGTGAACATCGCGAACTTCGCGTTGGGACGCAAGGACGTTACAGGGCAGGCCGTGTCGCTGGTGGAAACCGATAACGCGCTACCGGACAACGTCCTGCAGGAATTGCTGCAGCACCCGGCGATTCTAGTCGCCCGGCCGGTGGAGCTGGACGCCTAG
- a CDS encoding Gfo/Idh/MocA family oxidoreductase, giving the protein MNSRRRFLLTAAAAPALQAQEREIRVAHIGIGNRGTSLLKQVLEQRNVKVNAVCDIDSGKRDAAQSLARRDNPKSYSEWRQVLELRDVDAVFIATPCNLHAPMAAAALEAGKFVYCEKPLGVEPEQVAQVLKAAKGAKTWLQIGQQLRYYPHMREAIRQLHDEQAIGKLLVIQAQRNSTPPEPGKERERPAWYNDVKQSGNLIVENAVHNIDVCNWVAKSRPVSAYGHGKKYLPTPSQPANTHFMDGFSVSYIYENDLHMDYSQFYLHPRMMKEFRNGQWYIVFGEKGSIEINSGMQYPMWGQPKKYLSSDRDWDQLRDNATDEFFRCIRANEKPFADIAVGATAAMTVIMGREAIYRKRMVTWKELGVDV; this is encoded by the coding sequence ATGAATTCCCGCAGACGCTTCCTCCTCACCGCGGCCGCTGCGCCGGCGCTCCAGGCGCAGGAGCGGGAGATCCGTGTTGCGCATATCGGAATCGGCAATCGCGGAACCTCTCTCCTGAAGCAGGTCCTCGAACAGCGCAATGTCAAGGTGAACGCGGTTTGCGACATCGATTCGGGCAAGCGCGACGCCGCGCAGAGCCTCGCCCGCCGCGACAATCCGAAGTCGTACTCGGAGTGGCGCCAGGTGCTCGAGCTTCGCGATGTGGACGCGGTGTTCATCGCCACGCCATGCAATCTGCACGCCCCGATGGCGGCCGCGGCGCTCGAAGCAGGCAAGTTCGTTTATTGCGAAAAGCCGCTCGGCGTGGAGCCGGAACAGGTAGCGCAGGTGTTGAAGGCGGCGAAGGGAGCGAAGACCTGGCTTCAGATCGGCCAGCAGCTCCGCTACTATCCGCACATGCGCGAGGCGATCCGGCAACTCCACGATGAACAGGCGATCGGGAAGTTGCTGGTGATTCAGGCGCAACGAAACTCCACGCCGCCTGAGCCCGGCAAGGAGCGCGAACGGCCGGCCTGGTACAACGACGTAAAGCAAAGCGGGAACCTCATCGTAGAGAACGCGGTGCACAACATCGACGTATGCAACTGGGTGGCTAAGAGCCGCCCGGTGAGCGCCTATGGGCACGGGAAGAAGTATCTGCCAACTCCTTCGCAGCCGGCGAACACCCACTTCATGGATGGGTTCTCGGTCTCCTACATCTACGAGAACGACCTCCACATGGACTACTCGCAGTTCTACCTGCACCCGCGCATGATGAAGGAGTTCCGCAACGGGCAGTGGTACATCGTGTTCGGCGAGAAAGGCTCAATCGAGATCAACAGCGGAATGCAGTACCCGATGTGGGGCCAGCCGAAGAAGTACCTGAGTTCGGATCGCGATTGGGACCAGTTGCGCGACAACGCAACCGATGAGTTCTTCCGGTGCATTCGCGCGAACGAGAAGCCCTTCGCCGACATCGCCGTGGGGGCCACCGCGGCGATGACGGTGATTATGGGCCGCGAAGCGATTTATCGCAAGCGGATGGTGACCTGGAAGGAACTGGGAGTGGACGTCTAG
- a CDS encoding TIM barrel protein has translation MTRRCFLGTAASAAAAAPAGWTQFQLACMTLPYGPFPFARALSGIRGAGYEHVAWGTTHPDSSGKRVPVIDWKEPPSKARALAAQCKNEGLSPVMMFTQVNLEAPDGPEAHARRIEQAAEAGIGFVLTFGKTERGLYENAIRTLKRAGPLARKAGVLVVVKQHGGNTATGADISRILRDVADEGVQMCYDAGNVLDYENHDPLPDIRECWRDVRAFTIKDHRNYPKDQDCGPGFGEIDHYKLFEPVMRTGLTMPLAFENIFEPLAPRPSAPEGVDALARRAREYMETVLNGLRAAAGA, from the coding sequence ATGACCCGGCGTTGCTTTCTGGGAACCGCGGCTTCCGCCGCCGCTGCTGCTCCGGCGGGCTGGACGCAATTCCAACTCGCCTGCATGACACTGCCCTACGGCCCTTTCCCGTTCGCGCGCGCACTCAGCGGCATCCGCGGCGCGGGCTATGAGCACGTCGCGTGGGGGACCACCCACCCTGATTCCTCGGGCAAGCGCGTGCCGGTGATCGATTGGAAGGAGCCTCCCTCCAAGGCCCGGGCGCTCGCCGCGCAATGCAAGAACGAGGGGCTCTCGCCGGTGATGATGTTCACGCAGGTGAATCTCGAGGCGCCGGATGGGCCCGAAGCCCACGCGCGCCGGATCGAGCAGGCCGCCGAGGCCGGGATCGGCTTCGTGCTTACATTCGGCAAGACGGAGCGCGGGTTGTACGAGAATGCGATTCGCACCTTGAAGCGCGCCGGCCCGCTGGCGCGCAAAGCCGGTGTGCTGGTGGTGGTGAAGCAGCATGGCGGCAACACGGCCACCGGCGCGGACATCAGCCGCATCCTGCGCGATGTCGCCGACGAAGGCGTCCAGATGTGCTACGACGCCGGCAACGTGCTCGACTACGAGAATCATGACCCACTCCCCGACATCCGCGAGTGTTGGCGGGACGTCCGGGCATTTACGATCAAGGACCACCGCAACTATCCCAAAGACCAGGATTGCGGACCCGGCTTCGGCGAGATCGACCACTACAAGCTTTTCGAGCCAGTGATGCGTACCGGTCTCACCATGCCGCTGGCGTTCGAGAACATCTTCGAGCCTCTGGCGCCGCGCCCTTCCGCGCCCGAAGGCGTCGACGCCTTGGCGCGCCGGGCGCGCGAGTACATGGAGACGGTGTTGAACGGCTTGCGCGCCGCGGCCGGTGCCTGA
- a CDS encoding DNA-formamidopyrimidine glycosylase family protein: protein MPEYPDITVYIEALDHRIRGAAFEGARMASPFLLRTVDPPLSAAEGQCVVGFRRVGKRIAIGFENDVWMVIHLMIAGRLHWAKRGAKVPGGRRGLAAFDFSTGTLLLTEAGTQKRASLHMARGEAGLAALDPGGMEIFAATAGQFAAALTASNHTLKRALTDPRTFSGIGNAYSDEILHLAKLSPIAMTQKLTPDEIERLFRAIRESLTDWAARIRAEAGGDFPEHVTAFREGMAVHGRYGQPCPECGTPVQRIRYASNETNYCPGCQTGGRLLADRALSRLLGKDFPRTLEELESLTRR from the coding sequence GTGCCTGAGTACCCCGACATCACCGTCTACATCGAAGCGCTCGACCACCGCATCCGTGGGGCGGCGTTCGAGGGAGCCCGGATGGCGAGCCCGTTTCTACTGCGCACCGTCGACCCACCCTTGAGCGCTGCCGAGGGCCAATGTGTCGTCGGGTTCCGCCGCGTCGGCAAGAGAATCGCGATCGGGTTCGAAAATGACGTCTGGATGGTGATCCACCTGATGATCGCCGGGCGGCTGCACTGGGCGAAGCGAGGCGCGAAGGTTCCGGGCGGACGCCGCGGGCTCGCCGCTTTCGACTTCTCCACCGGGACGCTGCTGCTCACCGAAGCTGGAACCCAGAAACGAGCGTCGCTGCACATGGCGCGCGGCGAGGCCGGGCTTGCCGCGCTCGACCCCGGCGGCATGGAGATCTTCGCTGCCACCGCCGGCCAATTCGCCGCCGCGCTCACTGCGTCCAACCACACTCTCAAGCGCGCCCTCACCGATCCCCGGACCTTTTCCGGAATCGGCAACGCCTACTCGGACGAGATCTTGCATCTTGCGAAGCTTTCGCCGATCGCCATGACTCAGAAGCTCACGCCGGACGAGATCGAGCGCCTGTTCCGGGCTATTCGCGAATCGCTCACCGATTGGGCAGCGCGCATCCGCGCCGAAGCCGGCGGCGATTTTCCAGAGCATGTCACGGCGTTTCGTGAGGGGATGGCCGTTCACGGCCGCTACGGCCAGCCGTGTCCGGAGTGCGGGACCCCGGTCCAGCGCATTCGCTACGCTTCGAACGAAACGAACTACTGTCCCGGCTGTCAGACGGGTGGGCGGCTGCTCGCCGACCGCGCGCTTTCCCGCCTGCTTGGCAAGGACTTCCCGCGAACGCTCGAGGAACTCGAATCCTTGACGCGCCGCTGA
- a CDS encoding VOC family protein, whose protein sequence is MSFRTVLALIALSAPVAAQSPKRPRITGVAHVAYFVHDIEKAREFYKDFLGYGEPFDLKNSDGSLALTFIKINDRQYIELFPEKAPGTDRLNHISIETDDAEAMRLYLKAKGVAVPDKLPKGRIGNMNFTVKDPDGHGVEIVQYAKDGWSMRDKGKFVGAKRISTRLLHTGIIVGSVEASLAFYRDILGFVEFWRGSSNGKMLSWMNLRVPDGDDYIEFMLYDQLPEPTKRGSQHHICLVVDDMEQAVAELKARAAHYSRPIEIRTGINRKRQANLFDPDGTRTELMEPNTVDGVPAKSSTAPPPRL, encoded by the coding sequence ATGAGTTTCCGAACGGTCCTCGCCCTGATCGCGCTCTCCGCGCCCGTAGCCGCGCAATCCCCGAAACGCCCGCGCATCACGGGGGTAGCGCACGTCGCGTATTTTGTCCATGACATCGAAAAGGCGCGCGAGTTCTACAAGGATTTCCTTGGCTACGGCGAGCCCTTTGACCTTAAGAACAGCGACGGCTCGCTCGCCCTGACGTTCATCAAGATCAACGACCGGCAGTACATCGAGCTCTTCCCCGAGAAGGCGCCCGGTACGGACCGCCTGAATCACATCTCCATCGAAACCGACGACGCGGAGGCGATGCGCCTCTATCTCAAGGCGAAAGGCGTCGCCGTGCCGGACAAGCTCCCCAAGGGACGCATCGGCAACATGAACTTCACGGTCAAAGACCCTGACGGCCACGGCGTCGAGATCGTCCAGTACGCAAAGGACGGGTGGAGCATGCGCGACAAGGGCAAGTTCGTGGGAGCGAAGCGCATCTCCACCCGCTTGCTGCACACCGGTATCATCGTCGGCTCCGTCGAGGCCTCCCTTGCCTTCTATCGCGACATCCTCGGCTTCGTGGAATTCTGGCGCGGTTCGAGCAACGGCAAGATGTTGAGCTGGATGAATCTCCGCGTGCCGGACGGGGACGACTACATCGAATTCATGCTCTACGATCAGCTTCCCGAGCCGACCAAGCGGGGCTCGCAGCATCACATCTGCCTTGTGGTCGACGATATGGAGCAAGCGGTAGCCGAACTAAAGGCGCGAGCGGCACACTACTCGCGCCCGATCGAAATTCGCACCGGTATCAATCGCAAACGGCAAGCCAACCTGTTTGACCCGGATGGCACTCGCACAGAATTGATGGAGCCGAACACCGTGGATGGCGTTCCAGCGAAGTCCTCGACGGCCCCGCCGCCGCGTCTTTGA
- a CDS encoding sugar phosphate isomerase/epimerase family protein: MPDLKPLEAGVMFWAGRNALETVREVKGLGVRSGQLLIPGPVAADLPAAAEWKRALDSEGFRLVTLFAAYDGEDYTDVRTIQDTVGWIPPATRAQRLRRTFELSDFGCILGAPSIGLHVGFVPEDHNDSNYIAVREMTRMVCDYAASNGQTFALETGQEPAHVLLEFFRDVGRENLRINFDPANMIMYGTGDPIEALQVLGPHVVSVHAKDGTWPKKGDPRGLGGEEPLGKGDVGMERFVTALKKIGYRGTLNIEREIPDHARQLADIRAGVELLNRLTA, translated from the coding sequence ATGCCGGATTTGAAACCGCTTGAAGCGGGTGTGATGTTTTGGGCCGGACGCAATGCGCTCGAAACCGTCCGCGAAGTGAAGGGGCTCGGCGTGCGGAGCGGCCAGTTGCTGATTCCGGGTCCCGTCGCTGCGGACCTCCCGGCCGCCGCCGAGTGGAAACGCGCGCTCGACTCGGAAGGCTTCCGCCTCGTGACGTTGTTCGCCGCCTACGATGGCGAAGACTACACCGACGTCCGGACGATCCAGGACACGGTCGGATGGATCCCGCCGGCCACGCGAGCCCAACGGCTCCGCCGCACCTTCGAGCTGAGCGATTTCGGGTGCATCCTCGGCGCACCGTCCATCGGCCTCCATGTCGGTTTCGTTCCCGAAGATCACAACGACTCGAACTATATCGCCGTGCGCGAGATGACGCGGATGGTCTGCGACTACGCCGCCTCCAATGGGCAGACCTTCGCTCTCGAGACCGGACAGGAGCCGGCCCATGTGCTGCTCGAATTCTTCCGCGACGTCGGCCGTGAGAATCTGCGCATCAACTTCGACCCCGCAAACATGATCATGTATGGAACGGGCGACCCCATCGAGGCGCTGCAGGTGCTGGGACCGCACGTAGTGTCCGTTCACGCCAAGGATGGCACATGGCCGAAGAAGGGCGACCCGCGCGGTCTCGGGGGCGAGGAGCCGCTCGGGAAGGGCGACGTGGGCATGGAGCGCTTCGTGACGGCTTTGAAGAAAATCGGGTACCGCGGCACGCTCAACATCGAGCGGGAGATTCCGGATCACGCCCGGCAGCTGGCCGACATCCGGGCGGGCGTTGAGTTGCTGAACCGGTTGACCGCCTAA